GAGTTTCCACTTTCTCTATATTGTTTACCTAGAGCAGGCATACACCCAACCACGTTTCTCAATGCATTTCTTTGCCCTTTTACCCCCCAGTTTCCAATGGTATAAGCATTCCAGGTATTTACTGCATTCACTGTAATTTTTGAGTTGTCTGCAAAGGTTAGATCACCATAGTTTGTTGTAGCCTGATTGGTATAGCTTGGATATAAAGAATAGATAGGACTTGTAAGATCTCCGGGAATATAAAATGTTTTATAAGCTCTCGGGTCTATTTTATTCGGTAAACCATCCAGCCAATATCCGGCACTTGGATCATTCGTCATTGTAGTGAATTGCTGATCATATTTTATTCCAACATAATCGGAAGCTTTCACTGCTGTATGCTGAGCTGCAGGTAATTGATCTGTAGAATTGATTCCTCCTAACCCAATATACATATTATTAAGGGTTGCTGATAAAATTTGAGAGTTCCATTCTCTAGACATAACTCCTGTCAAAGCATCCCATCCCGGCTTTTCGGCCACCGTAAAATTCTCTGCACTTGTAGTGATCAACATATTGGAATTGGCGGCAGCTTCAAATTCAGCTTTCGCTTTTGCAGGATCAACTTCAGCAATTCTCATAGCCATTCTCATTCTCATTGAATTGGCATATTTTACCCATTTACTCCAATTAAAACCATATACCATATCATAAGCGTTTGGATTACTTGGAGTACCTTGATTGGTATCCATTTTAGCAACTGCATCTTTCAGTTCATCTAAAATAAAATAGTACACTTCTTTTTCCGAATTGAACGTTGGGTTTATACCCTGAAATGCCTGAATAGGCTGTGGCCCAAAATTATCGGAAAATTCACTCATTAGATAAGCTCTCCAGATTCTGGAAACTTGAATAATATTCTCATAATAAGGCTTGCTTTGTCCTAAAGCCTTCTTTTCATTGGCAATCTGAATTGCAGCATTTGCATTGTTTAACCATTCAGAAATGTACTTCCAGTACTCTGAGCTCCATGAGTCATCATATGATCCCCCTGCAATCCCTGTGGTAAGATGTTGTCTTGCTGCAGTTTTCCAATAAAGAACAAACACTCGCTCTGCAATATTAGGATCCTGCTGTGCACCTAAAATAGAGTTATTTAAAAAATACTCTGGTTCAGATTTACCGACATCAACAGAGAAAGGATCCTTATTGATGTCTTCAAAATCATTACACGCAGTACAAACAGCTGCCAATGTTATTAAAGATAGAATATATTTTTTCATGATGTTAATTTTGATATTAAAAGCCTAGTGTAATTGTAAATAAATATGATCTTGTTGTAGGAAATGCAAGGTTTTCAAATCCAACAGCATTTGAGTTAATTGCAAATACTGATTCTGGATCTATCCCTTTAGCCTTGCTATAAATCATCCATACGTTATTTGCTGTGAATGAAACCTTAGCACTTTGTAAAGCTAGCTTTTGAAAAATACTTTTAGGAAAGCTGTAAGAGACCTGAATGTTTCTTAATCTGATATTGGTGGCATCATAAATATTCTCTTCTGTAATCCCAAGATTTCCATTGGTTACTGCAGCCCAATAGTCTTGTTGAGTTACTTCTTTGGTATTAGTAGTATAGCTACTTCCTTGTTCCATCACTGCATCAACAACAAAATTATCTCGTTTGCCTCCAGGAGCCGTGTCTGCAGCAAGCCCTGCTCGTTGTAGAGCAAGCTGAGTTGATGAGAAAAATTTCCCACCTATTCTACCATCAATTAAAAAAGAAAGTCCAAAGTTCTTATAGACAAAACTATTAGTAACTCCAAACAATGCTCTAGGATTTTGATCTCCCAAATATCCGATACTGCCTGCCTGAGGTAATCCATTCTTGTCTACAATAAGTTTTCCAAAATGAGGACTATTAGCATCTTCTACTCTTAAAAACTTTGTTCCGTAAATAGCCCCATAAGGCTTTCCTACTTCTGCAAAGAACCCTACATTATCAAATCCTCCTAAAGGATATATATTTACTTGGTCATTAATCTCATCTATCACACTTTTTAGCTTAGAAAAGTTAGCATTGATATTCCATTTGAAATTTTCATTCCTAAAAATATCTGAATTCGCAACTATTTCTATCCCGCTATTATGAAGTCCTCCAGAACTGATCTTCATTTTTTCATATCCTGAAAGTGGATTCATTGGCAAATCAATCAGCTGCTTTGTAGCGTTATTACTAAAATAACTTACATCCAGAGAAATTCTGTCAAAGAATTTAAGATCAAATCCAACTTCAAATGTCTTTAATTTCTCAGCTTGCAAATTTGCATTGTACAGAATTTTTTTCCTGCTCAATATAATATGCCCATTAGGATCCGTTGAAGGCACATAATCATTATACAGTTCATATGGATTGAGAGAATTTCCAGTTATGGCATAGGCAGCACGCAGTTTAGCAAAAGTCAGAACTTTAGAAGTTGTGCCACTCATCTTATTCAACATTTCTGTCAATACGAGTGAAGTACTTATAGAAGGATAAAAATAAGACCTATTTTCTAGACTTAAAGTAGAAGACCAATCATTCCTTGCAGTTGTATTAATGAAAAAATAACCATCATAATTTATTTCCGCAGAAGCAAAAACCGAGTTAATTTTCTTCCATAAATCAACTTCATTATTTGCTATTGCCGCCAGGTCACTCGTATTACTTACACTAAAAACATTTGGTAGAATCAGATTTTGAGTAGAAAAATATATAGCTTTAGTTCTACTCTCCATCATTTGTCCGTATACTGAGACAGATCCTCCCCATTTTCCAAAAAGGTTATCTTTTTTAGCTGTAAGACTTGCTATATAATTATTTTCATAAAATTTTTCTTCATTGGTAGCATATGAATTTCTACGAGAAGTTCCTGTCCAAACTCGAGCATCAGAATTTAAAGAATAAAAATCAGTTCCAACTCTTACATCTGCACTTAGCCAATCGTTGAATTGATATTTAAGAAAACCATTTAAAACGAAACGGTCTTTTTTGTCCCCATTAAGCGCATTGTAAGCAGTCCAATAAGGATTAATACCACTAGGGGTAATCCAACGAGATTTTACCTCATTCTGAGTCTGTCCTTCACGATAATCCCTTATATCAATATCTTGAGGCATAAGCAACAAATTTGGGTAATAATTCCCCTCACCCTGACCACCTGAAGGTCTATTTTTAGCTTTAGTACTGATATATTGTGCTTTCATTTCTGAGGTCCATCTTTTATTAGCTCCAAAAGTTGAATTCATTTTGGCCATAAAATTGAATCGCTCGTATTTTGAATTTGGAATCTGACTATTGTCACTCAAGTAAGCAGCAGAAGTATACAAACTTGTGCCTTCTCCCAAATTACTCTGGAAGCTTAAATTATGTTGTGAATTAACACCTGTCTTAAAAAAGCTATTAAGATTATCGTAAACTTTTCCTTGGATAGTAGGTCCCCATGATGATGTGTTTTCAGATTTATTAGGGTCATACACTCCATTACTTCCCCTCCCAAAGTTATGCTGCATATCTGGCTTCATAAAAATAGTTTCAAAGCCTAAACTTGTAGAATAATTAATACCTAATCCTCCTTTCTTTTTGCCAGTTTTCGTTGTAACCAAAATAACCCCATTACCCCCTCTAGAACCATACAAAGCAGAAGCAGCACCTCCCTTAAGGACGGAAATACTTTCTATATCATCAGAATTTAGATCACTGAGACCATTTCCCATATCCAAATCTGGATTCCAAAAGTCATTATTGTAATTGCCATCATTCTTTCTAGGCTTAGTACCTAAATTATTACTTAATGGCACTCCATCAACTACAATTAAAGGTTGATTATCTCCTTTAAATGAATTGAATCCTCTCAGATTAATCCTTGATGAAGATGCTGGCCCAAAGCCAGCCTTTATTACTTGAAGTCCCGACACTTTACCGGCTAAAGCATTTGTTACATTTGTCTCTTTAGCGTCAACAAGTGTTTGACCTTTGACATCTTGGAAAGAATATCCCAAGGCTTTCTTTTCTTTTTTAACGCCATAGGCAGTTACAACCACTTCGCCAATCTTTGATACTTTTGCAGAATCTGTATTTTGTGCATACAGTCCATTGAAGCAAAAAAATAAAGATGGGAGAAGTCCTATCTTAATAAATGTTCTATTCATAATTCAATCAATGTTTTTATTACAAATATAATATTTTAACAGTATTTAGCAACACA
This genomic interval from Chryseobacterium joostei contains the following:
- a CDS encoding SusD/RagB family nutrient-binding outer membrane lipoprotein, which produces MKKYILSLITLAAVCTACNDFEDINKDPFSVDVGKSEPEYFLNNSILGAQQDPNIAERVFVLYWKTAARQHLTTGIAGGSYDDSWSSEYWKYISEWLNNANAAIQIANEKKALGQSKPYYENIIQVSRIWRAYLMSEFSDNFGPQPIQAFQGINPTFNSEKEVYYFILDELKDAVAKMDTNQGTPSNPNAYDMVYGFNWSKWVKYANSMRMRMAMRIAEVDPAKAKAEFEAAANSNMLITTSAENFTVAEKPGWDALTGVMSREWNSQILSATLNNMYIGLGGINSTDQLPAAQHTAVKASDYVGIKYDQQFTTMTNDPSAGYWLDGLPNKIDPRAYKTFYIPGDLTSPIYSLYPSYTNQATTNYGDLTFADNSKITVNAVNTWNAYTIGNWGVKGQRNALRNVVGCMPALGKQYRESGNSRIFFASWETYFLMAEAALKGWAVPMSDEAAYNRGIQESFAYNGVSQFYGQYIISTDYNRDGTSVSYSHITEPGLSHTMKYKDPATGNLVSVDIKYPVNTIYKNGSVKNDKLTKIITQKYIANMPWLPLESWSDQRRLGLPFFENPAIETPLVNLPNLNSGNYMVNSIQNFPQRLRYPSTFRNTDQVGYDKAVQLLGGADAVLTPLWWAKH
- a CDS encoding SusC/RagA family TonB-linked outer membrane protein, translating into MNRTFIKIGLLPSLFFCFNGLYAQNTDSAKVSKIGEVVVTAYGVKKEKKALGYSFQDVKGQTLVDAKETNVTNALAGKVSGLQVIKAGFGPASSSRINLRGFNSFKGDNQPLIVVDGVPLSNNLGTKPRKNDGNYNNDFWNPDLDMGNGLSDLNSDDIESISVLKGGAASALYGSRGGNGVILVTTKTGKKKGGLGINYSTSLGFETIFMKPDMQHNFGRGSNGVYDPNKSENTSSWGPTIQGKVYDNLNSFFKTGVNSQHNLSFQSNLGEGTSLYTSAAYLSDNSQIPNSKYERFNFMAKMNSTFGANKRWTSEMKAQYISTKAKNRPSGGQGEGNYYPNLLLMPQDIDIRDYREGQTQNEVKSRWITPSGINPYWTAYNALNGDKKDRFVLNGFLKYQFNDWLSADVRVGTDFYSLNSDARVWTGTSRRNSYATNEEKFYENNYIASLTAKKDNLFGKWGGSVSVYGQMMESRTKAIYFSTQNLILPNVFSVSNTSDLAAIANNEVDLWKKINSVFASAEINYDGYFFINTTARNDWSSTLSLENRSYFYPSISTSLVLTEMLNKMSGTTSKVLTFAKLRAAYAITGNSLNPYELYNDYVPSTDPNGHIILSRKKILYNANLQAEKLKTFEVGFDLKFFDRISLDVSYFSNNATKQLIDLPMNPLSGYEKMKISSGGLHNSGIEIVANSDIFRNENFKWNINANFSKLKSVIDEINDQVNIYPLGGFDNVGFFAEVGKPYGAIYGTKFLRVEDANSPHFGKLIVDKNGLPQAGSIGYLGDQNPRALFGVTNSFVYKNFGLSFLIDGRIGGKFFSSTQLALQRAGLAADTAPGGKRDNFVVDAVMEQGSSYTTNTKEVTQQDYWAAVTNGNLGITEENIYDATNIRLRNIQVSYSFPKSIFQKLALQSAKVSFTANNVWMIYSKAKGIDPESVFAINSNAVGFENLAFPTTRSYLFTITLGF